TTTCACGAGTTTGGCCATGGCCTGCATCACATGCTAACGCAAATTGCTATAGCGGCGGTTTCGGGTATCAATGGTGTGGCCTGGGATGCGGTAGAAATGCCCAGTCAGTTCCTGGAAAATTGGTGTTGGCAACCTGAGGCGATCGCCATGATCTCTTCTCATTACCAAACTGGAGAGCCGTTGCCTGCAGAATTACTAGAAAAAATGCTTGCGGCAAAGAATTTCCAGTCCGCTATGTTCACTGTGCGACAACTGGAGTTTGCAATTTTTGATTTTCGACTTCACGCCAGTGAAGAAGTGATGGAGACACAGAAAATTCAGCAGCTGATGTCAGAGGTACGCACCGAGGTGGCTGTAGTTCCTGTGGCTAAGGAAAATCGCTTCCAGCATGGTTTTAGCCATATTTTTGCCGGTGGCTACGCTGCAGGATATTACAGCTATAAGTGGGCAGAGGTGCTCTCAGCAGACGCCTTTTCACTATTTGAAGAAAAGGGTATTTTTGACAGTGCAACTGGCGAGAGTTTTTTGCATTCTATCCTCGAACAGGGTGGCAGCCGGGATGCTTTAGACCTGTTTGTAGAATTCCGAGGTAGAAAACCCGATGTTGATGCACTATTGCGTCACTCAGGTATTGAGCAGCTTGAATTAAATATCAGCCCGGCCTGAAAAGGCCGTTAAGTCATGCATGTTGAGCAGTAACTATGGTCGATCAGGAAAATTCCGGTGGGCATTCCAAAAAAACCAAAAAACGATTTATTGCTGGCGCTGTTTGCCCACGCTGTAGCGAGATGGATCGTATAGTCAATTACCAGGAGGATGGAAAAAATTTTCGTGAGTGTGTTTCCTGCGGATTTAAAGATGAAATACGCCTGCAGTCCGCGCCTTCTGAGCTATTAACCCGGGTTAGTACCGGGCAGGGAAAAGAGGCGAGTGAAGAACCGGTAAAATTTATTCAACCTACCAAAAAAAATAAGTAGTGAAAAAGGCAATTGTAGTTATAGCCGTGCTTGCCATTGCAATTATTGCTGGCTTGTACGGCCTAAATCATTATCGAAAAATTCAGAAACAGCAACTGGAGCAGACCTCACATCTATTGGCCAGTTGC
The DNA window shown above is from Microbulbifer variabilis and carries:
- a CDS encoding YheV family putative zinc ribbon protein, translating into MVDQENSGGHSKKTKKRFIAGAVCPRCSEMDRIVNYQEDGKNFRECVSCGFKDEIRLQSAPSELLTRVSTGQGKEASEEPVKFIQPTKKNK